CGGCCTCCTGGTCGGGTACCGGGCCGGTGACCAGCCCCGAGGTCGTGGTCAGCTTCCCGACGGCGAGCGCCACCCCGCGCTGAGCCCGCTCAGCCGGCCGCGTGCAGGCGGGCCGCGGCCGCCGCGATCCGCTCGTCGGTAGCGGTCAGCGCCACCCGGACGAAACGGCGACTGTCCTGCCCGTAGAAGTCGCCCGGGGCCACCAGGATGCCCAGCCCGGCCAGGTGGGCCACGCTGGCCCGGCAGTCCTCGTCCCGGGTGCACCACAGGTACAGCGAACCCTCGGAATGCTCGATCCGGTAGCCGGCCGCGACCAGTGCCGGGGCCAGCAGCGCCCGGCGGCGCAGGTAGCGTTCACGCTGCTCGGCGACGTGTTCGGCATCGTCCAGGGCGGCCACCATGGCCGCCTGCACCGGGGTCGGCAGCATCAGGCCCAGGTTCTTGCGAGCCTCCAGCATCGGGCCGACCACTGTCGGATCACCAGCCACGAAGCCGGCTCGGTAGCCGGCCAGATTGGAGCGCTTCGAGAGCGAATGGACGGCCAGCAGCCCGTCCAGGGAGCCGCCGTTGACCGCGGGATCGAGCACCGAGACCGGCTCTGCGGTCCAGCCGAACTCGCCGTAGCACTCGTCGGCGGCCAGCACGGCACCGACCGAGCGAGCCGCGTCCACCCAGGCCCGAGTCTGGTCAGCGGAAAGGATCGCGCCGTGCGGGTTGGCCGGGGAGTTGATCCAGATCAGCGCCGGACGCAGTTCTGCGGCCCGCGCCGGGTCGTCACAGGGCACCACCTGGGCGCCGACCACCTGGGCGCCGACCTGATAGGTCGGGTAGGCCACGCTCGGGATCACCACGGTGTCGTTAGGACCCACCCCGAGCAGCAGCGGCAGCAGTGCCACCAGCTCCTTGGTGCCGATCACCGGCAGCACGCCGGTCTCGGTCAGCCCGTGGGCCGCCCAACGCCGTTCCAGGTAGCCGATGATGGCCGTCCGCAGAGCGGGGGTACCCCAGGTCGCCGGATAGCCCGGAGCGTCCGAGGACGCCTCCAGAGCGGCCCGGATCAGGCCCGGAGTCGGATCCACCGGGGTGCCCACCGACAGGTCGACCAGTCCGTCCGGGTGTGCGGCAGCGGTGCGCTTGGCCTCGGCCAGCGAATCCCAGGGGAAGTCCGGCAGCCGGCCGGCCAGCGCCGGGCTCACGCCTGCGGCGGCAGCGCGACAACCACCGGGTGGTCGTAGTCGACGACACCGAATTTGGCGGCACCGCCCGGGGAGCCGATCTCGGCGAAGAACTCGGAGTTCACCTCGAGGTACTCAGCCTGGTCCTTGGGCAGGTCGTCCTCGTAGAAGATCGCCTCGGTCGGGCAGACCGGCTCACACGCTCCGCAGTCGACGCACTCATCCGGCTGGATGTAGAGCATGCGGTTACCCTCGTAGATGCAATCGACCGGGCACTCCTCAACACAGGCCCGATCCTTCACATCGACGCACGGCGCAGCGATGACGTAAGCCATGACAGATCCTCAATTCGCGGTAGCTTGCGGCCAACTGTACGACGACCGGAAGGGGAAACCGGTGAGGCTCCCGTCTCTTGAGCCCGGGCAGCGGGTAGTGCTGAGGGTCGCAGCCCAACCACACAGCATCGACGTGATCGGCTTCGTGCTGGCCGACACCGGTGATGCGGTCACCGTCCGCGACCAGCATGGGGTCGAGCACCAGGTCAGCCGGGACCAGGTGCTGGTCTGGCGGCAGGTCGGGGTGGCCCGCGGACGTGACCCGCGGCGGACTCCCCGGGACGAACTGGATCGGTTGGCGGCAGCGTCCGGCCTGGTCGGACGCTGCTTCGTGGCCCGGATCTCGGACCTGCTCGGCGACCAGCTGCGTCCGCCGGGAGCGGTGGACGATCCCCCGCCGGTGCCGGCCACCCTCGAGGGCGAATGGGTCAGCACCGCGGACGCCTCGGCGCTGCTCGACTTGGCCTGGTGGGCGACCCAGCGTGGCGCGCGCAGCGTCCAGGTGCGCACGAATGACGCCTCGGTAGCCGCCGAACTGGCCGAGCTCGGCTTCACCGAACTGGCCGACCCTGAACGGTCCTAGCCCTTCGGCTTGGCGCCGCAGACCACCGGGGTCAGCGAGTTGTAGCGCCACTTGAACGGCTCCCGCTTGACCAGCCTCTTGCCCTGATAGAAGAGCCGATCGAACTTCACGTCGAAGCCGCTCATGGCGTTCTGCGGCTTGCAGCCCTCCGACTCGTCGTAGACGGTCGGGCCGGGAGCGCGATAGTTGCTGCGCACCGGGGTGGTGGTCTTGATCGTGTAGCGCTGGGTGGACCACACCTGCACGGTCACCGAGCCCTGGCTGCCCGGGCGTCCGGTGATCCAGGCCTGCAGGACCACCCCGTACGGCGAGTCGTTGCGGAACTTCATGTCCACGCTTACCCAGTCCAGGGTCGCCTCACGGCCGACCGGGTAGCGGTTGAAGTACAGCGAGTGCGGCTTGTGATAGATGTCCTCGAGGCCGGCGAAGAAGATGGCGTTGAAGGTGGTCGTCGTGGCCTGCGAGATGCCGCCGCCGAGCCGCTCGACGATCTTGCCGCCGTCGATCGCTCCCCCGGCCATCCAACCGGCCTGCTTGGTTCGCTTGCCGAGAGTCTGGTTCATGCTGAAGGTCTCGCCCGGCTTGAGGAAGGTGCCGTTGATCAGCTTGGCGGCCTTGCCGATGTTGTTGTAGCGGTAGGTGGTGCCGGGGAAGTAGGTGGTGAACTTGCCGATCACCTTCTTCACCCCGCTGGCCTGGGCTTGCTGGGTGGTAAAGCCGGCCGGACGGGACGAGACCGACACCGCGCCGGTGCGTCCCTCGGGCTTGAGGACCGCCTCGGCGAGTACTGAGCCGAGTTCGGTCGGATCGATCCCCTCGCCGTCCTTGGCCGGGACGACCCTCGGCTTGCCCTTGGCGATGGTGACGGTGGCGTCGCGCGGCTGATCGAGCCCGATCTTGTTCAGCGCCGGATCAAGCTTCTTCACCAGCGCTTTGGTGTCGAACACCGGGACCAACATGCCGGTCCGGCCTTCGAAGGTGAGGGTCTCGGCGATCAGCGCCGGACTGATCGTCAGCTTTCCGGCATCGCCGACCTGCACACTGACCGGGGCCGAGATCGCGGTCAGGGCCAGCTTCTCGGCGACCTGCTCGGCCTGCTCGGTGGTGACCTCCGGCGGTGCGGGGACCACGGTGGCCGCAATCGTCTTCCTGGTCAGAAACTCAGCTTGCACCGTGCGTGCGGTCTGATCCCGATCGAGCAGGGTCCCGGGCGCGCTCTCGGTCGTCACCGGCTTGCCTGCCTCGTAGCCGACGCTCGCCGAGACTGCCGGGACATCCACCTGCTTGGCCAGCGCGGAGATCTGCGCGGCCAGCTTGGTCTGGTCGACGGTGAGCACCGGCTGATGGGCGCCACCGCCGAACAGGACGGTCAGGATGTCCACCGGGTTCCAGCTTCCGCCGGCCCCGAGGCCGGCCACGGTGGCCGGGTAGTCCACGGCCAGACCGGCGTCCGCCGGAGTGAAGCTGACGGTGGTGTCGCCTGCGGTGAGCACCAGTTGGCCGTCCAGCTTGGGCCCGAACTCGGACGTGAGCTTCGCCTGCGCCTGGGCGGCCGTGAGCCCACCCAGGGCGACCTCACTGACGCTGGTGTGCCGCGGGACGCGGTCTCCGGCCAGTTGGTGCCCGACCAGGTAGGCGCCGCCGAGGAGTACCACAAGGCCCACGACAGTGCCGATGCCGACTCGGGCAGTCATCGACATCCGCTTGGACTTGGCTCTGGCCACCCGGGCATCCTTTCGGCTGGGCTGGCAAGGAGTCTACGTGGCGACCGGCTCCCGGTCAGGAGCAATGGCCGCAGACTGGCGAGCCAACCCCCACTGCGAGATGACGATGCCACCGACCATCAAGATCGCGCCGATGAAGCCGCGCAGGCCCAGCGACTCACCCAGCAACACCGCGCCACCGATCGCACCGAAGACCGACTCCATGGCCATGATCAGCGACGCGTGGGTGGCCAAGGCGTCCCGCTGGCCCACGACCTGCAGGGTGAAGGCGATGCCGACGCTGAGGATCCCGCCATACAGGATCGGGATGATCGCCTGATCGATGCCGGTGAACGGTGCCGGATCGATGACCAGAGCGCCGAGCCCGGACAACACCGAGCAGACGATGAACTGCACGGCGGCCAGGCGCAACGCCGAGACCTTGCCGTAGTGATCGATCACCAGAATCTGGCCGGCCCACACCAGCGTGGAGAGAATCAGCAGCCACTCACCCGAGCCGATGGTGAGGTCGTCGGTGACGGCGATCAGGTAGAGCCCGATCACCGACGAGACGACCCCCAGCACCGTCGACCCGCTGCTGCGGTGTCCCCGGAATGCGGCGATCAGCGGGACGAACACCATGTACAGCCCGGTGATGAAGGCCGCATTCCCCGCAGGGACACTGCTCATGGCTGTCTGCTGCAGGTTGCTGGCAATGGTCAGCGCGATGCCGGCGGCCACGCCGGGCACGAGCGCACCCGCCCAGGCCCGCCGGTCCCGCTCGCGGGACAAGCCGACCCGACGGGAGCGCCACCAGATGACGGCCAGCACCACCAAGGCACCTAGGCCGAAGCGCACAGCGTTGAAGGTGAGCGGCCCCACGTGGGCCGCTCCCACTCGCTGAGCGACGAAGGCGAAACCCCAGATCGCCGAGGCGAGCAGGAGCAGCAGGTTGGCCCGAGTGCGGCGAGCGCTGCGTGCCGTGGGCAACCTCAGCCGAGCCGAGCCAGAGCGAGTTCGGCCTTGGCCACGACGTTCTCGGCGGTGAAGCCGTACTTGGCGAAAAGCCGGTCCCCGGCCGCCGACTCACCGAAGTGGTCGATGCCGACGATCTCGCCGTTCGCGCCGACGTAGTCCCGCCAGCCGTAAGGCACACCGGCCTCGATGGCCACCTTGGCCGCCGAAGCAGGCAGGACGGACGCGCGGTACTCGGCCGACTGAGCCTCGAACCACTCCAGGCACGGCGCCGACACCACCCGGGTGCCGATCCCCTTGGCCTGCAGCAGCTCGCGAGCCGCGACGGCCAGCTGCACCTCGGAGCCGGTGGCGATCAGGACGACCCTGAGTTCACCCTCGGCATCCAGCAGGGTGTAAGCACCCTTGGCCAGATCGCTGGCCGGAGCCACTCCGGGAGCGTCCCGATCGATGATCGGCAGGTCCTGACGGGACAGGATCAGTGCGCTGGGACGATCGGTGTGCGCGAGCACCTGCGCCCACGCCTGCGCGGTCTCGTTGGCGTCGGCCGGCCGAATCACGTCCAGGCCCGGGATGATCCGCAGGCTGGCCACGTGCTCGATCGGCTGGTGGGTCGGGCCGTCCTCGCCGACTCCGATGGAGTCGTGGGTCCAGACGAAGATGCTCGGGATCTTCTGCAGCGCGGCCAACCGGACGGCACCACGCATGTAGTCGGCGAAGACCAGGAAGGTGCCGCCGTAGGCGCGGGTGAGGCCGGTGTTGATGGCGTTGAGCACATTGCCCATGGCGTGCTCACGGATGCCGAAGTGCAGGGTGCGTCCACCGAAGTCGCCGGAGAAGTCGTGGCTGGACCGGTCCGGGGGCAGGAAGGACTTCTCACCCTTCATGGTGGTGTTGTTCGAGCCGGCCAGGTCGGCAGATCCGCCCCACAGCTCCGGGACGGCCCCGGCCAGCGCCGAGAGCACCTCGCCGGAGGCGGCCCGGGTGGCCTTCTTTCCGGCCGGGTAGACCGGCAGCACGCCGGACAGGTCCGGCAGTTCCTTGGCCAGCAGCCGCTGGAAAAGGGTGGACTGCTCGGGGTTGGCCGAACGCCAGGCCTCGAAGCGGGGCGTCCACTCGGCCTTGGCGGCCGCAGCGCGGGCCGCAGCCTGACCGCGGGTGTGGGCCAGCACCTCGGGCTCGGCCGGGAAGGCGACCTCCGGGTCGAAGCCGAGCAGCGACTTCAGGGCCGCGATCTCCTCGGCACCGATCTTGGAACCGTGGATGCTGTGGTGGCCGGCCTTGGTGGGCAACGGCCAGCCGATCACGGTGGTCAGCTTGATGAAGCTGGGCTTGTCGGTGACGGCCTTGGCCGCCTCGATGGCCTCGTAGAGGGCCTGGACGTTCTCGGTATAGCCGGTGCCGCCGTTGGTCCAGTCGACGTGCTGAACGTGCCAGCCGTAGGCGGCGTAGCGGGCCGCGACGTCCTCGGTGAAGGCGATCTTGGTGTCACCCTCGATCGAGATCCGGTTGTCGTCGTAGAACAGGATCAGGTTGCCCAGTTCCTGGGTGGCGGCCAGCGAGGACGCCTCGGCCGCCGGGCCCTCCTGCATACAGCCGTCACCGGCGATGGCGTAGACGAAGTGGTCGAACGGGCTGGGCTGATCCAGCGGGGTGTTCGGGTCGAGCAGGGCGCGCTCGCGGCGAGCCGCCATGGCGAAGCCGACGGCATTGGCCACACCGGCGCCCAGCGGGCCAGTGGTGACCTCGACGCCGGCCGTGTGGCCGTACTCGGGGTGGCCCGGGGTGAGCGAGCCCTCGGTGCGCAGCGCCTTCAGGTCGTCCAGCTCCAGCCCGAAACCGGCCAGGAAGAGCTGGTTGTACTGGGTCAGCGAGGAGTGTCCGATGGACAGGACGAAGCGATCGCGGCCCAGCCACTTCGGGTCGGCCGGGTCGTGCCGCATCACCTTCTGGTAGAGCAGGTAGGCCAGCGGGGCCATCGAAATCGCGGTTCCGGGGTGTCCGTTCCCGACCTTCTCTACGGCATCTGCCGCCAGAATCCGAGCGGTGTCCACCGCCCGGGCGTCGAGTTCCGTCCAGGTGAATTCGGTCATCTTTGGCCTTCCTCCATCGAATGCCTGCGCCCGCTTCGGGGGTCTCTTGGTTTCGGGGACGAGTCTCCCACAACCGCACCAGCCACCCCGACCGTGGCCGAAGTCGGACGGGCGTTCACGGGAATACCGCAAGGTGCTTCCTGGTTGAACGATCGATACCGGCGTCAGAGTCGTCGCCTCACCTCATCGGCCCCACCGGACCGCTCCACAGATTCGGGACGACATGACCTCCGCCTCAACCAATGCCACCAGCGAAGAGCTGTCGGCCCTCGCTCCCACTCCGCCGGTAGCACCCGGCCCGACCGCAACGGACCGGCTGCCGGCGACCACCAAGACCGTCCTGGCCGTGCTGATGACCGGTGCCTTCGTGGTGATCCTCAACGAGACCGCCATGAACGTCGCCCTGTCCCGGATCATGCGGGACCTTGCCGTGACCGAGCGAACCGCGCAGTGGCTGACCACCGGCTTCATGCTGACCATGGCCGTGGTGATCCCGATCAGCGGCTGGCTGATCCAGCGGCTGTCCACCCGCGGAGTCTTCACCCTGGCCATGTCGCTGTTCGCGACCGGCACCGCGCTGGCGGCGGTCTCCCCCACGTTCCCGCTGCTGTTGCTGGGCCGGGTGGTCCAGGCCAGCGGCACCGCGGTGATGATGCCACTGCTGATGACCACCGTGATGGAGTTGGTACCTCTGCACTTGCGCGGACGGGTGATGGGCACGATCAGCCTGGTGATCGCCACGGCTCCGGCGGTCGGCCCGACGCTGTCCGGAGTGGTGCTGCAGTTCCTCAGCTGGCGCTTCGTCTTCGCCGTGGTGCTGCCGATCGCGGTGACCATCCTGGTGATCGGTCGACGGGTCGTCCCCAACCTCGACGAGCCCCGCAAGGTCCGCCTCGACGTGTTGAGCATCCCGCTGGCCGCACTCGGCTTCGGCGGCCTGGTGTACGGGCTCAGCCTGGTCGGCAACCCGATGGTGCCCGACTGGGAGCTGTCGGCGGTACTGGCGGCCGGAGCGCTCAGCCTGGGCGCCTTCCTGCTGCGCCAGCTGATCCTGCAACGCAACGACCGGGCCCTGCTCGACCTTCGGACTTTCCGGGCACCCGCCTTCACCGTGGCCATCGCCGTGATGGCCGTGGTGATGATGGTGCTCTTCGGCTCGATCATCGCCACCCCGCTGGTTCTCCAGCAGGTGCTGCACCTGGAACCGCTCACGGTCGGCCTGCTGCTGCTCCCGGGCGGGCTGATGATGGGCCTGCTCGGCCCGGTGGTCGGCCGGCTCTACGACCGGGTCGGACCGCGCCTCCTGGTGGTGCCCGGCGCCATCGTCGTCGGCGGCGCCTTCGCGATCTACGCCACCATCTCCACCGCCACCCAGTGGTGGCAACTGCTGGCCGCCAACCTCCTGCTCAGCCTGGGCCTGGCGTTCATGATGACGCCGCTGTTCACCACCGCCATGGGGGCACTGCCGCATCACCTGTACAGCTACGGCTCGGCCATGATCGGCACCGTGCAGCAGGTCGCCGGTGCGGCCGGGACGGCACTGTTCGTCACCATCATGTCGACTGTGGGCGGCCGAGCCGCCGCCTCCGGTGAGCTGGCCGAGGCCGCACTGGCCACCGGTGCTCGCACGGCGTTCCTGGTGGTCGGACTGGTCTGGTTGCTCGCCGTTGTCGGCGGGCTGTTCTTGAGCCGAGCGCAGCCGGTGCTGCCGGCTGCACCCGAGCCACAGCCGGTCGGCTAGGCCCCTGGGCGCGGACGGACGAAGACCGCCACGGTCCGGGCCGGGACCCGGATCCAGTCGGCACCGATCCGGCTGCCGGTGACCACCGGGTCGCTGCCGCGGACCTGGACCGGGTGCAGTTCGAAGCCGGTCAGATCCCGCTCGAGGGTCTGATGGATCGTCCAGCCGGTCGCGTTGAAGACGGCCAGCACGCCGGACCAGCGCGGATCGACCGGATCGGTGGCGTCGTCGATCAGCATCACGATCACCCCCGGCACCTGATGCCAGCTGTTGGCTGCCGGGAAACTCACCTTGGCCTGGATCTGAGCCGCTGAGCCGAGCCGGAACAGCCGGGTCGAAGAGCGCAGCCGCAGCACGTCCAGGGCGGCCGCATGCGCATTGGCGATGTCGGCCGGACGCGGCTTGAGCCGCGGGTTGGCCAGCAGCGGCGCCAGTACGTCCCAGCTGGCCGCGTTCTCCCGCTCCGGCGGCAGACCGGCCGCGAAGCCGTTGTCACGCATCGAGAAGTCCAGGAAGTTGAACCAGTCGCCGGAGTTGTAGGAGTTGCGGTCCAGGCTCTTGCTGCGCAGCAGGTCGGTGCCGGCATGCCACATCACCGGGCTCTGGCCCAGGGTGGCCAGGGCCAGGCAGATCGTGTTCAAGCGCACCCGGGCGGCCATCGGGGTGGCCGGGTGCAGCTTGAGCGTGAGCGCGTCGAACAGGGTCTCGTTGTCGTGGGCATCGACGTAGCTGATCACTTCATCGGGCTGCTCGGCGTAGCCGGCCGGACGTTCTTCGAAGACGAGCTCGGCGCCGGCCACCTCGGCGTGCCGGGAGTTCGAGCCGAACCGGAAGCTGCGCAGCGTGCCGGCCAGGCCGAGCTGGATCAGGTCGGTGTCGTAGGCCAAGCGCTCGGCTTGGGCGCCGTGGTCGCCGTTCACCCCGGACGCATTGTCGGCGGTCAGCAGACCCGAGCCGAAGCCCTGTCCTCGCGGATCCCGATCCCAGACCGAGCCGCCCCGGACGGCATTGCGCAGCCGATCGGAGAAGGTGGCGATCCCGGTACCGCCCAGGGTGCCCTGCTTGGCCTGGACGAAGCGGGCATTGCCGGCCACCTCGCCAAAGTCCCAGCCCTCGCCATGCAAGGTGATCGCGGTGCCGTCCACGCCGTCGGCCTCGAGGGTGAGTGCGTCCAGCGCGGCCCGAACAGCCAGCAGGTTGTCCCGGCTGTGGTGGCCCATCAGGTCGAAGCGGAAGCCGTCCACCCGGTACTGCCGGACCCACAGAACGCAGGCGTCGACCATCAGCTTCTCGGCCATCCGATGCTCGGTGGCCACATTCGGGCAACAGGTGGAGGTCTCCACCACCCCGGCTGCGTCCAGGCGGTGGTAGTAACCCGGGACGATCCGATCCAGCACGCTGGAGCGATCCTGGCCGGCCGAGGCGGTGTGGTTGAACACCTGATCGATGACCACCCGCAACCCGGCCGCATGGAAGGCGCCGACCATCGAGCGGCACTCCCAGATCCGGCCGGCCCCGTCCGCGCTGTCCAGGGTCGAGGAGAACGAGCCTTCGGGAGCGAAGAAGTGCCAGGGGTCGTAGCCCCAACCGAAACCACTGCGTCCGCCGGCCTCGGCGATCCGGCGCTGCTGCTCGGGGCTGTCCGGCGCGAACTGGCGCAGCGCGGCCTTCGCCGGACGAAGCTGGCGCTCGGGATGCTCCTCGACGGTGGCGTTGTCGAAGATCGGCAGCAGCTGGATCGTGTTCAGGCCGGCATCGGCCAGCCGGCGCAGGTGGGCCATCCCGGCACTGTCCACGGTGGGGGCCAGATAGCTGCCCCGCAGCTCCTTCGGGACGGTGTCGTCGCTGATCGAGAAGTCGCGCAGGTGGAGCTCGTAAATGACCTGGTCGACCCGGTGTTCAAGGCGAGGACCCGGGGTGCTGGACCATTGCGGCGGGGCCAGTTCGGGCTCGGTCAGATCGACCAACACCGAGTGGGTGGAGTTGACGGTGAGGGCCACCGAGTACGGATCGGTGACCTGGTTGGCCACCAGCCGACGATGCTCGGGGACGTAGACCAGCACCTCGAACTTGTACCGGTCGCCGCGCCAGTCCGGATCGCCGTCGATCGCCCAGCAGCCGTCCGCGTCCGGGACCATTGCCCGACGCTCGGGCTGCTCGTGCAGGGAGCCCGGCCAGCGCAGCAGGGTCACCTCACGAGCGGTCGGCGCCCAGACGCGCAGCGTCGGGCGTCCGTCGGTCCAGGTCGGGCCCAGCGCGGCAGTGGCCGCCGCCGCGAAGCGCCGATCGAGCACTCCGGGCAGTTGCAGATGGCCGGCAGCCTGCAGGCGTCCGGAGCCTTCGTGGACGCTGAGCACCACCTGGCAGCGCAGGATCTCGTCCAGCTCGGCCACCACGGCCGGCGGCACCCGCAGGGCCAGGTACTGACGAAGATGCGGAAAACCTCGGCTCACTTCAGGCGGCAGCCCGGCCGGATCGAAGCGCAGCGCGCAGCTGCGCCACGGCAACGGCTCGCTGGCCCGTGGGTCGATCCCGGCCTCGGCCGACCAATGCAAGCGCCAGTCCAGGGCAGCCGGCGAGTGGCCCGGCGGCAGCGCCACCGGCCAGGCGA
The nucleotide sequence above comes from Propionicimonas paludicola. Encoded proteins:
- the dapC gene encoding succinyldiaminopimelate transaminase; protein product: MSPALAGRLPDFPWDSLAEAKRTAAAHPDGLVDLSVGTPVDPTPGLIRAALEASSDAPGYPATWGTPALRTAIIGYLERRWAAHGLTETGVLPVIGTKELVALLPLLLGVGPNDTVVIPSVAYPTYQVGAQVVGAQVVPCDDPARAAELRPALIWINSPANPHGAILSADQTRAWVDAARSVGAVLAADECYGEFGWTAEPVSVLDPAVNGGSLDGLLAVHSLSKRSNLAGYRAGFVAGDPTVVGPMLEARKNLGLMLPTPVQAAMVAALDDAEHVAEQRERYLRRRALLAPALVAAGYRIEHSEGSLYLWCTRDEDCRASVAHLAGLGILVAPGDFYGQDSRRFVRVALTATDERIAAAAARLHAAG
- the fdxA gene encoding ferredoxin, which produces MAYVIAAPCVDVKDRACVEECPVDCIYEGNRMLYIQPDECVDCGACEPVCPTEAIFYEDDLPKDQAEYLEVNSEFFAEIGSPGGAAKFGVVDYDHPVVVALPPQA
- a CDS encoding VanW family protein, whose translation is MARAKSKRMSMTARVGIGTVVGLVVLLGGAYLVGHQLAGDRVPRHTSVSEVALGGLTAAQAQAKLTSEFGPKLDGQLVLTAGDTTVSFTPADAGLAVDYPATVAGLGAGGSWNPVDILTVLFGGGAHQPVLTVDQTKLAAQISALAKQVDVPAVSASVGYEAGKPVTTESAPGTLLDRDQTARTVQAEFLTRKTIAATVVPAPPEVTTEQAEQVAEKLALTAISAPVSVQVGDAGKLTISPALIAETLTFEGRTGMLVPVFDTKALVKKLDPALNKIGLDQPRDATVTIAKGKPRVVPAKDGEGIDPTELGSVLAEAVLKPEGRTGAVSVSSRPAGFTTQQAQASGVKKVIGKFTTYFPGTTYRYNNIGKAAKLINGTFLKPGETFSMNQTLGKRTKQAGWMAGGAIDGGKIVERLGGGISQATTTTFNAIFFAGLEDIYHKPHSLYFNRYPVGREATLDWVSVDMKFRNDSPYGVVLQAWITGRPGSQGSVTVQVWSTQRYTIKTTTPVRSNYRAPGPTVYDESEGCKPQNAMSGFDVKFDRLFYQGKRLVKREPFKWRYNSLTPVVCGAKPKG
- a CDS encoding DMT family transporter, with the protein product MPTARSARRTRANLLLLLASAIWGFAFVAQRVGAAHVGPLTFNAVRFGLGALVVLAVIWWRSRRVGLSRERDRRAWAGALVPGVAAGIALTIASNLQQTAMSSVPAGNAAFITGLYMVFVPLIAAFRGHRSSGSTVLGVVSSVIGLYLIAVTDDLTIGSGEWLLILSTLVWAGQILVIDHYGKVSALRLAAVQFIVCSVLSGLGALVIDPAPFTGIDQAIIPILYGGILSVGIAFTLQVVGQRDALATHASLIMAMESVFGAIGGAVLLGESLGLRGFIGAILMVGGIVISQWGLARQSAAIAPDREPVAT
- the tkt gene encoding transketolase, producing the protein MTEFTWTELDARAVDTARILAADAVEKVGNGHPGTAISMAPLAYLLYQKVMRHDPADPKWLGRDRFVLSIGHSSLTQYNQLFLAGFGLELDDLKALRTEGSLTPGHPEYGHTAGVEVTTGPLGAGVANAVGFAMAARRERALLDPNTPLDQPSPFDHFVYAIAGDGCMQEGPAAEASSLAATQELGNLILFYDDNRISIEGDTKIAFTEDVAARYAAYGWHVQHVDWTNGGTGYTENVQALYEAIEAAKAVTDKPSFIKLTTVIGWPLPTKAGHHSIHGSKIGAEEIAALKSLLGFDPEVAFPAEPEVLAHTRGQAAARAAAAKAEWTPRFEAWRSANPEQSTLFQRLLAKELPDLSGVLPVYPAGKKATRAASGEVLSALAGAVPELWGGSADLAGSNNTTMKGEKSFLPPDRSSHDFSGDFGGRTLHFGIREHAMGNVLNAINTGLTRAYGGTFLVFADYMRGAVRLAALQKIPSIFVWTHDSIGVGEDGPTHQPIEHVASLRIIPGLDVIRPADANETAQAWAQVLAHTDRPSALILSRQDLPIIDRDAPGVAPASDLAKGAYTLLDAEGELRVVLIATGSEVQLAVAARELLQAKGIGTRVVSAPCLEWFEAQSAEYRASVLPASAAKVAIEAGVPYGWRDYVGANGEIVGIDHFGESAAGDRLFAKYGFTAENVVAKAELALARLG
- a CDS encoding DHA2 family efflux MFS transporter permease subunit, which gives rise to MTSASTNATSEELSALAPTPPVAPGPTATDRLPATTKTVLAVLMTGAFVVILNETAMNVALSRIMRDLAVTERTAQWLTTGFMLTMAVVIPISGWLIQRLSTRGVFTLAMSLFATGTALAAVSPTFPLLLLGRVVQASGTAVMMPLLMTTVMELVPLHLRGRVMGTISLVIATAPAVGPTLSGVVLQFLSWRFVFAVVLPIAVTILVIGRRVVPNLDEPRKVRLDVLSIPLAALGFGGLVYGLSLVGNPMVPDWELSAVLAAGALSLGAFLLRQLILQRNDRALLDLRTFRAPAFTVAIAVMAVVMMVLFGSIIATPLVLQQVLHLEPLTVGLLLLPGGLMMGLLGPVVGRLYDRVGPRLLVVPGAIVVGGAFAIYATISTATQWWQLLAANLLLSLGLAFMMTPLFTTAMGALPHHLYSYGSAMIGTVQQVAGAAGTALFVTIMSTVGGRAAASGELAEAALATGARTAFLVVGLVWLLAVVGGLFLSRAQPVLPAAPEPQPVG
- the pulA gene encoding pullulanase-type alpha-1,6-glucosidase, with amino-acid sequence MFRPVVDLPGLSDAPGHWLAPDLIAWPVALPPGHSPAALDWRLHWSAEAGIDPRASEPLPWRSCALRFDPAGLPPEVSRGFPHLRQYLALRVPPAVVAELDEILRCQVVLSVHEGSGRLQAAGHLQLPGVLDRRFAAAATAALGPTWTDGRPTLRVWAPTAREVTLLRWPGSLHEQPERRAMVPDADGCWAIDGDPDWRGDRYKFEVLVYVPEHRRLVANQVTDPYSVALTVNSTHSVLVDLTEPELAPPQWSSTPGPRLEHRVDQVIYELHLRDFSISDDTVPKELRGSYLAPTVDSAGMAHLRRLADAGLNTIQLLPIFDNATVEEHPERQLRPAKAALRQFAPDSPEQQRRIAEAGGRSGFGWGYDPWHFFAPEGSFSSTLDSADGAGRIWECRSMVGAFHAAGLRVVIDQVFNHTASAGQDRSSVLDRIVPGYYHRLDAAGVVETSTCCPNVATEHRMAEKLMVDACVLWVRQYRVDGFRFDLMGHHSRDNLLAVRAALDALTLEADGVDGTAITLHGEGWDFGEVAGNARFVQAKQGTLGGTGIATFSDRLRNAVRGGSVWDRDPRGQGFGSGLLTADNASGVNGDHGAQAERLAYDTDLIQLGLAGTLRSFRFGSNSRHAEVAGAELVFEERPAGYAEQPDEVISYVDAHDNETLFDALTLKLHPATPMAARVRLNTICLALATLGQSPVMWHAGTDLLRSKSLDRNSYNSGDWFNFLDFSMRDNGFAAGLPPERENAASWDVLAPLLANPRLKPRPADIANAHAAALDVLRLRSSTRLFRLGSAAQIQAKVSFPAANSWHQVPGVIVMLIDDATDPVDPRWSGVLAVFNATGWTIHQTLERDLTGFELHPVQVRGSDPVVTGSRIGADWIRVPARTVAVFVRPRPGA